A single Bacillus sp. HMF5848 DNA region contains:
- a CDS encoding M23 family metallopeptidase, producing MKSLNTIQKKITNFIKPIVPEDYVKLHKDLLRKAIVTTTAVVSLTVAYHTVSAENPTSRDMATIYHVYVNDNYVGTVNNKEVVEATIQKKINSKQGQYAEEYEWTIGNDIEYVEETAFRPSFNNEQTIKNVQSSIQVLVETAAIVVNNEPVAYLEDLTLAQEAIKQLKLKYIDEQTLSQVEKSSATTEALPPLQEGESRIIDVELSKDVAIETVKAKPTDILTVDQVVALLQKGTLEEKKYEVQEGDVLGLIANEHNLTLKQILSLNPDIQEDTVLQIGQPLNVTVYEPYVEVVVKKEVYERVSIPYQREVKQDDTIYKGDIKVQQDGKEGEKLVNKIISIQNGQPAAEEVIQEEILQAPVNEIVLKGTKVIPSRGTGNFLWPTYGGYISSKQGYRWGKFHKGIDIAQPYDRTIRSSDNGIVEFAGWDGGYGKKVVVNHRNGYKTIYAHLSNINVSVGDTVERGRKLGIMGSTGNSTGIHLHFEIYKNGRLQNPLDYVR from the coding sequence GTGAAATCACTTAATACTATACAAAAAAAGATTACTAATTTCATAAAACCAATCGTTCCAGAAGACTATGTAAAGCTACATAAAGATCTATTACGTAAGGCTATTGTCACAACTACGGCAGTTGTGTCTCTTACTGTAGCATATCATACGGTTTCTGCTGAAAATCCAACTTCTCGTGATATGGCAACTATATATCACGTTTATGTTAATGATAATTACGTAGGGACTGTAAATAACAAAGAAGTAGTAGAAGCAACGATTCAAAAGAAAATAAACTCTAAGCAAGGACAATATGCTGAGGAGTATGAGTGGACAATTGGAAATGATATAGAATATGTCGAGGAAACTGCATTCAGACCTTCCTTCAATAACGAACAAACAATTAAGAACGTTCAATCCTCTATTCAAGTACTAGTTGAGACAGCAGCAATCGTTGTTAACAATGAACCAGTAGCATACTTAGAGGACCTAACTCTAGCACAAGAAGCTATTAAACAATTAAAATTAAAATATATTGATGAACAAACGCTCAGTCAGGTTGAAAAATCATCGGCTACTACCGAAGCATTACCGCCTTTACAAGAAGGTGAGTCAAGAATTATTGATGTTGAGCTTTCAAAAGATGTAGCAATTGAAACTGTTAAAGCAAAGCCAACTGATATTTTAACAGTAGACCAAGTTGTAGCCTTATTACAGAAGGGCACGTTAGAAGAAAAGAAGTATGAAGTACAAGAAGGCGACGTTTTAGGTCTTATAGCGAATGAGCATAACTTAACTTTAAAGCAAATACTTTCTTTAAACCCGGATATTCAAGAAGATACAGTTTTACAAATAGGGCAACCTTTAAACGTTACTGTATATGAGCCGTATGTAGAAGTCGTTGTGAAAAAAGAAGTATATGAGCGAGTTTCTATTCCATATCAACGTGAAGTAAAACAGGATGACACTATTTATAAAGGTGACATTAAAGTACAACAAGATGGTAAAGAAGGAGAAAAGCTCGTAAATAAGATTATCTCTATACAAAATGGCCAACCTGCTGCAGAGGAAGTTATTCAAGAAGAAATATTACAAGCACCAGTGAATGAAATTGTACTAAAAGGTACGAAAGTAATTCCATCGCGTGGTACAGGAAACTTTTTATGGCCAACATACGGTGGATACATATCAAGTAAACAAGGCTATCGCTGGGGTAAATTCCATAAAGGTATTGATATCGCACAGCCTTACGATAGAACGATCCGCTCATCTGATAATGGTATCGTTGAATTTGCTGGCTGGGATGGCGGATATGGGAAAAAAGTAGTTGTAAATCATAGAAATGGCTATAAAACTATATATGCACATTTATCAAACATTAATGTTAGTGTTGGTG
- a CDS encoding adenylosuccinate synthase: MAGVVVVGTQWGDEGKGKITDFLSENAEVVARYQGGNNAGHTIKFNGETYKLHLIPSGIFYDDKQCVIGNGMVVDPKALVQELAYLHGKGVSTDNLRISNRAHVILPYHLLLDEVEELRKGDNKIGTTKKGIGPAYMDKAARVGIRIADLLEYDTFKEKLQRNLDEKNRLFEKVYEVQGFDVESILDEYYEYGQQFANYVCDTSVVLNDALDEGRRVLFEGAQGVMLDIDQGTYPFVTSSNPVAGGVTIGSGVGPTKIKHVVGVCKAYTSRVGDGPFPTELHDEIGVQIREVGREYGTTTGRPRRVGWFDSVVVRHARRVSGITDLALNSIDVLSGIEKIKICVAYNYKGQLIHEYPASLKILAECEPVYEELPGWSEDITGIRQLSDLPENARHYVERVSQLTGIPLSIFSVGPDRKQTNVVRSVYA; this comes from the coding sequence ATGGCAGGAGTAGTAGTTGTAGGTACACAGTGGGGAGACGAAGGGAAAGGTAAAATAACCGACTTCTTATCTGAAAATGCGGAAGTAGTTGCGCGCTACCAAGGTGGAAATAACGCAGGTCACACAATTAAGTTTAATGGTGAAACATACAAGCTTCATTTAATTCCTTCAGGTATATTTTATGATGATAAACAATGTGTAATCGGGAATGGTATGGTTGTTGATCCAAAGGCACTAGTACAGGAATTAGCATACTTACATGGCAAAGGTGTATCAACCGATAACTTACGAATTAGTAATCGTGCACATGTCATTTTACCGTATCATTTACTGCTTGATGAAGTCGAAGAACTACGTAAGGGCGATAACAAGATTGGGACAACAAAAAAAGGGATAGGCCCAGCTTATATGGATAAAGCAGCGCGCGTAGGTATTCGTATCGCTGATTTGTTAGAATATGATACATTTAAGGAAAAGCTACAAAGAAATTTAGATGAGAAAAATCGTCTGTTTGAAAAAGTATATGAAGTGCAGGGCTTTGACGTTGAGAGTATTTTGGATGAGTATTATGAATATGGGCAACAATTTGCCAACTATGTGTGTGATACATCTGTTGTGTTAAATGATGCTCTTGATGAAGGCCGTCGTGTATTATTTGAAGGGGCACAAGGTGTTATGCTTGATATTGACCAAGGTACATACCCTTTTGTTACTTCATCAAATCCAGTTGCTGGTGGTGTTACAATTGGCTCTGGAGTAGGCCCAACGAAAATCAAACACGTAGTGGGTGTATGTAAGGCATATACAAGTCGCGTAGGAGATGGTCCATTCCCAACAGAGCTTCATGATGAAATTGGTGTGCAAATTCGTGAAGTAGGACGCGAGTATGGTACAACAACAGGTCGTCCACGTCGCGTTGGTTGGTTCGATAGTGTTGTTGTTCGACACGCTCGCCGTGTTAGTGGGATTACTGATTTAGCGCTTAACTCAATTGATGTTTTATCAGGAATTGAAAAAATAAAAATTTGTGTAGCTTACAACTATAAAGGACAGCTTATACACGAATATCCTGCAAGCCTAAAAATATTGGCCGAGTGTGAACCAGTATACGAGGAGCTACCTGGCTGGAGTGAAGATATTACAGGGATTCGTCAATTATCGGACCTGCCTGAAAATGCACGTCACTATGTAGAACGCGTTAGTCAACTGACAGGTATTCCTTTATCAATATTCTCAGTTGGTCCAGACAGAAAGCAAACAAATGTTGTAAGAAGTGTATATGCTTAA
- the dnaB gene encoding replicative DNA helicase, whose protein sequence is MNELLTDRIPPHSVEAEQAVLGAIFLQPSSLSSAAELLEPDDFYRASHQKIYEAMLTLSEKGEPVDLITVTQELADLKLLEEVGGVSYLSELADSVPTAANIQYYSSIVEEKSILRRLIRTANNIVSDGYTREEDVQGLLSDAEKKILEVSQRKNSGAFKNIKDVLVETYDNIEALQNRKGDVTGIATGFRDLDRMTAGFQRNDLIIVAARPSVGKTAFSLNIAQNVATKTGENVAIFSLEMGAEQLVMRMLCAEGNINAQNLRTGALTPDDWRKLTMAMGNLSNAGIYIDDTPGVRVNEIRSKCRRLKQEAGLGMILIDYLQLIQGSGRSSKENRQQEVSEISRQLKSLARELQVPVIALSQLSRGVEQRQDKRPMMSDIRESGSIEQDADIVAFLYRDDYYDKESENKNIIEIIIAKQRNGPVGTVELAFVKEYNKFVNLERRLDEGA, encoded by the coding sequence ATGAATGAATTGTTAACAGATCGTATACCGCCCCACAGTGTTGAAGCAGAGCAAGCTGTGCTAGGGGCCATTTTTCTTCAGCCATCCTCTCTTTCTTCGGCTGCGGAGCTTTTAGAACCAGATGACTTCTATCGCGCATCACATCAGAAAATATATGAAGCAATGCTCACGTTATCAGAAAAAGGTGAGCCTGTTGACTTAATTACTGTGACACAGGAGCTTGCTGATCTGAAGTTACTTGAAGAAGTAGGCGGGGTATCTTATTTAAGTGAACTTGCAGATTCTGTTCCAACAGCTGCGAATATACAATATTACTCTAGCATTGTTGAAGAAAAGTCCATTTTACGTCGACTAATTCGTACAGCTAATAATATTGTTAGTGATGGATACACACGTGAAGAAGATGTACAAGGTCTTTTAAGTGATGCGGAAAAAAAGATTCTTGAAGTATCACAGCGTAAAAATAGTGGGGCCTTTAAAAATATTAAAGATGTTTTAGTAGAAACATATGACAATATAGAAGCTTTACAAAACCGTAAAGGCGATGTGACAGGTATTGCTACTGGTTTCAGAGATTTAGATCGAATGACGGCAGGATTTCAGCGAAATGATTTAATCATTGTTGCCGCTCGTCCATCAGTAGGTAAAACAGCTTTTTCACTGAACATTGCACAAAATGTTGCAACAAAAACAGGTGAAAATGTGGCGATTTTTAGTTTAGAGATGGGTGCCGAACAGCTTGTTATGCGTATGCTTTGTGCCGAAGGAAATATTAATGCACAAAACTTACGAACAGGAGCCTTAACGCCTGATGACTGGCGTAAGCTAACGATGGCAATGGGAAATCTATCGAATGCAGGGATTTATATTGATGACACGCCAGGTGTCCGTGTGAACGAGATTCGTTCAAAGTGTCGTCGTCTTAAACAAGAAGCGGGTTTAGGGATGATCTTAATAGACTATCTCCAGTTAATTCAAGGAAGTGGACGATCATCGAAGGAGAATCGACAACAAGAGGTTTCAGAGATATCTCGTCAGTTAAAATCACTTGCTCGTGAATTACAAGTGCCAGTAATCGCGTTATCACAGCTATCTCGTGGTGTGGAACAACGTCAAGACAAGCGTCCGATGATGAGTGATATTCGTGAATCAGGAAGTATTGAGCAGGATGCCGATATTGTTGCCTTCTTATATCGTGATGACTATTATGACAAAGAGTCAGAGAATAAGAACATCATAGAAATTATTATTGCTAAGCAACGTAACGGTCCAGTTGGTACTGTGGAGCTGGCATTCGTGAAAGAATATAATAAGTTTGTTAATTTAGAACGGCGTCTTGACGAAGGGGCCTAA
- the rplI gene encoding 50S ribosomal protein L9: MKVIFLKDVKGKGKKGEMKNVADGYAQNFLFKNGLAVEASSANISSLQAQKRQEEKKAAEELAEANKLKEQLEKLTVEFSQKSGEGGRLFGSITSKQIAEELLKNHNIKIDKRKIELADAIRSLGYTNVPVKLHHEVSATLKVHVKEQ, encoded by the coding sequence ATGAAGGTAATTTTTTTAAAAGATGTAAAAGGAAAAGGTAAAAAAGGTGAAATGAAAAATGTTGCTGATGGATACGCGCAAAACTTTTTATTTAAAAATGGTCTAGCAGTAGAAGCATCATCAGCCAATATCAGCTCTTTACAGGCACAAAAGCGACAAGAGGAAAAGAAAGCTGCTGAAGAATTAGCTGAGGCAAATAAACTAAAAGAACAATTAGAAAAGCTTACTGTTGAGTTCTCACAAAAATCAGGTGAGGGTGGTCGTTTATTCGGATCTATTACGAGTAAGCAAATAGCTGAAGAGCTACTAAAAAACCACAATATAAAGATTGATAAGCGTAAAATCGAGTTAGCTGATGCTATTCGTTCGCTTGGATATACAAATGTCCCTGTTAAGCTTCATCATGAAGTGTCAGCAACTTTAAAAGTTCATGTCAAAGAACAGTAA
- a CDS encoding DHH family phosphoesterase produces MPSFFEKPMFRYSMYGFIALIILLIGLLTYFQWVIGILTFLMFAAIVIVLIKAQIQVKQEMEAYISTLSYRIKKVGEEALMEMPIGIMLFNDDYIVEWSNPYMTSCFEEDSLVGKSLYDLADSLIPIIKQEVETEVINLQERKLKVVLKREERLLYFFDVTEQTEIEKLYEDERTVLGVIFLDNYDEITQGMDDQTKSNINSQVTAILNKWSKDNGVFIKRTSSERFIAILNENILKHLEKNKFSVLDEVRERTSKHTIPLTLSIGIGSGAASLPELGALAQSSLDLALGRGGDQVAIKQQNGKVKFFGGKSNPMEKRTRVRARVISHALKELVTESDRVFIMGHKSPDMDAVGAAIGILKVTEINGKDGYIVLDPSDIDTGVKRLLDEVEKQTDLWSRFVTPEQAMELATDESLLVVVDTHKPSLVIEERLLKMERVVVIDHHRRGEEFINDPILVYMEPYASSTSELVTELLEYQPKHTKIDMLESTALLAGIIVDTKSFTLRTGARTFDAASYLRSQGADTVLVQRLLKEDLDTFVMRAKLVETAQMYRDGMTIAKSGEHEAFNQVLIAQAADTLLSLNGVTASFVISKRQDGVIAISARSLGSTNVQIIMEMLGGGGHLTNAATQLYDTTIEEAEHALHEAIDEYLEGGKPS; encoded by the coding sequence ATGCCTTCTTTTTTTGAGAAGCCCATGTTTCGCTATTCAATGTATGGTTTTATAGCATTGATAATATTGTTAATTGGGCTTTTGACGTATTTTCAATGGGTGATTGGTATTCTCACCTTTTTGATGTTTGCGGCCATTGTAATTGTTTTAATAAAAGCACAAATACAAGTTAAACAAGAAATGGAAGCGTACATATCAACTTTATCCTATCGAATTAAGAAGGTAGGTGAAGAGGCATTAATGGAAATGCCAATTGGTATTATGTTATTTAATGATGACTACATTGTTGAATGGTCTAATCCATATATGACTTCCTGTTTTGAAGAAGATTCCTTGGTAGGTAAGTCTTTATACGATTTAGCAGATTCATTAATTCCGATCATTAAGCAAGAGGTTGAGACAGAGGTCATCAACTTGCAAGAACGTAAATTAAAAGTAGTTTTAAAACGAGAAGAACGCCTATTGTATTTCTTTGATGTAACAGAGCAAACGGAAATTGAAAAGCTATATGAGGATGAACGAACGGTTTTAGGGGTTATCTTTTTAGACAATTATGATGAAATAACACAAGGAATGGATGACCAGACAAAAAGCAACATTAACAGTCAAGTAACAGCCATTTTAAATAAATGGTCAAAAGATAATGGTGTATTTATCAAGAGAACATCGTCTGAACGCTTTATTGCTATTTTAAATGAAAATATTTTAAAGCATCTAGAGAAGAATAAGTTCTCCGTCCTTGATGAGGTTCGCGAACGCACTTCGAAGCATACTATTCCACTCACACTTAGTATTGGGATTGGATCAGGCGCTGCCAGTCTACCTGAGCTTGGTGCGCTCGCACAGTCGAGCTTAGATTTGGCTTTAGGTCGAGGTGGCGATCAAGTGGCAATTAAGCAACAAAATGGGAAAGTTAAGTTTTTTGGTGGAAAAAGTAACCCAATGGAAAAACGGACAAGGGTCCGTGCCCGCGTTATTTCACATGCATTGAAGGAGCTTGTAACAGAAAGTGATCGTGTGTTTATAATGGGACATAAAAGTCCGGATATGGACGCTGTAGGTGCCGCTATTGGGATATTAAAGGTAACCGAGATAAATGGGAAGGATGGTTACATCGTACTTGATCCTTCGGATATTGATACAGGTGTAAAGCGACTACTTGACGAAGTTGAAAAACAAACCGATTTATGGTCAAGATTTGTGACACCTGAGCAAGCGATGGAGCTTGCTACTGATGAGTCATTACTTGTTGTAGTAGACACACATAAACCATCTCTTGTTATAGAAGAGCGCCTTTTGAAAATGGAGAGGGTGGTTGTTATTGACCATCACCGCCGGGGAGAAGAATTTATTAATGACCCTATTCTTGTATATATGGAGCCTTATGCCTCATCAACAAGTGAGTTAGTCACAGAGCTCCTTGAATATCAACCGAAGCATACAAAGATTGATATGCTTGAATCAACAGCTTTATTAGCTGGTATTATAGTGGATACTAAAAGCTTTACTTTACGAACAGGAGCTAGAACGTTTGATGCTGCCTCATATTTACGTTCACAAGGTGCAGATACTGTATTAGTACAAAGGCTCTTAAAAGAGGATTTAGATACATTTGTTATGCGGGCGAAATTAGTTGAAACCGCACAAATGTATAGAGATGGAATGACTATTGCAAAATCTGGTGAGCATGAAGCGTTTAACCAAGTATTGATTGCACAAGCAGCGGATACGCTATTATCACTAAATGGTGTAACAGCATCTTTCGTTATTTCAAAGCGACAAGATGGTGTCATTGCCATTAGTGCACGATCATTGGGATCAACAAACGTACAGATTATCATGGAAATGCTTGGTGGTGGTGGACATTTGACGAATGCTGCTACTCAGTTATATGATACTACAATAGAAGAGGCTGAACATGCACTGCATGAAGCTATTGATGAATATTTAGAAGGAGGGAAACCATCATGA